The genomic region GGTTTTTATTGAAATTAATTGAATTAGTTTTGAAATTGTTAGTTTTTCTTGTAAAATTCATGTTAATTAGTtcttattatgtaaattttattattgttagatgttgtttgcgaaatagacttgattttgagtcgatttttgatgtTGTTAAATCGGATTGGGAGTGTTTTATTGTCGATTTGGGGACGAGACCATGGCAAACGGTGGGAATACACGTTTGGCCATGGTCTGAACGTGGAGTTTGGACGTTTGATTGTGGTCAAACGTGGAGTTTGGACGTTTGACTGCAGTCAAACTTGGGTTTCTCACGTTTGGCTGTGGTCAAACGTTGGGAAATTtcgtttggccgtggtcaaacaaCGAGATTTTATGTTTGGCCGCGGTTAAACAAAAAACGTTTGGCCAtggtaaaataaaaaaaaacgttcggtcatggtaaaaaaaaaaaaaaaattatgtttgaCCACGGTCAAACAAAGGGTTTTGTTGTTCGTCCGTGGTCAAACAAGGCGCTTTTTTGTTCGTCCgtgtaaattaatttttttttttaaaaaaaccgtGTTTTTTGCTATTATTTGCCGATTTTTGTTACTTTATATGTTTTTTAGTCGATTAACGTGTTTTCTAACAACTTATATTTTCCTAATGCAGATGGCAGATCGAAATAAGAGAGGAAAGGCCATCATGAATGCTCCGCCTCCGCCTAACGTACACGACCATACCGCTGGGCGGTTTGTTACGGACTCGAAGCATCGTTTGCGAGTTAAGCAGACCCACAAAGAGCCACCGCCACTTCGAGAGACGTCTCGAATGGTTATGATGCCTACTCCCGGTCACGTCGGTAGTGAGTCGGAGGAGGCAAGGTCACGGGAGGTTGCTGGTAGTTACCAGCATGATAGAGAGGATGAGCCGTCGGATGACGGTTCCAAGGAGATGCTGGAGAGTATCGGGTCCAAGAGAACCCACCACCACAGAGAGTGTTGAGTCTGAGGTTGGGCCGGGATAGTAGAGGACGCTATTCGAGTGTTAGAGAGACGTCCTCTAGCACCGATAGGTCGAGGAGGTCGAGGAGGGATATGATAATTCTTGGATCCTGAGAGAGCCCGTTCCTGGTGGTCCTAGGAACCCTGGCACCCTACGGAGTTTTGGTGGTCACGTTGCGTTCAACAGTTGGTCGGATCCTAACCCGGAGAATATGAGGTCGTGGATCAAGCTCTACGAGAGGCCGAAAGCTGCGAGGGAGATTAGGCAGATGTGTCTCAATGAGGGTGTTGCAGCTAGGGTACAGGCGAGCGGGCTTGGGGTTTTGAGGGAGTGTTTTACCACCGGTCTAGATGATAACCTCCTTAGTGCTTTTATCGAGAGGTGACACCCGGATACTAACACTTTCCATATGCTTTTTGGAGAGATTAGTATCATGCTCCATGATGTCCAGCATATTCTTGGGATACCTGTTAGTGGTGAGCGGGTGCTTGTGGACGGTTTGGGCGAGGCTGATGATAGTGGTCTGAGGGGCAAGATTGCGAGGTTTTATGGACTTCCTGAGGCCGATGTTGTACCACCGCGCTACAAGAATGGCGGTTTACTTACATCGGACTTGAGGAGTGTTGTTTACCTAGGGAACGAGCATGACTCGTTACGGGCTTACCTCTTGATTTTACTGGGTCATACTATTTTCATGGATAAGAGTGGTGATAGGGTGTCCACTTAGTTGTTGCCCTTGTTTGATAGTCTTGATCGGGTTGGTTCATATGCTTGGGGTGCGGCTTGTTTGGCTTACTTGTACCGACAGTTAGGGATAGCATCGCGCCGAGATAGTACTGGTGTTAGTAGGTGTCTACCGTTACTCCAAGCATGGATATACGAGTACTTTCCCAGGTTCCGACCCGGCGGTGATTTCTTTTTTTAGGACCGTCCTCTTGTTCAGGCTTGGGCCAGCTTGCCTCGGGGTAAGGGCGATTCTCATACTTTTCAGATGTATCATCATAGTTTGGACGATCTTAGGTCGGAGCATGTCCGATGGTTGCCTTATGGGAACCGTCCCCAGGGAGCTTGTAGAGTATCGTTTTACTCGGGTTTTATCAGGCATCTTGGTATAGTAGAGTCGTACCAGTCGGATCGGTGCATGCGTCAGTTTAGGTATATTCAGGCTCTCCCAGTCTCGATGACTATTGCGGTTGTTGAGTCTCGGCCCGCGAACGGGACTTACAGGCTGGACTTCGGGCAAGAGCCCGATAGGACATGGATGACCGAGAACTCTATCACACCGTTACGAAACCTGTCAAGGAAAGCATATATGCCTTTTGAGTGTACTGATGGATACATGTCCTGGTATGCGGATATTTCACACCCCTACCTTTATCCCCCCTCAAACCGCCTCCATTTTCGGTCTGTCGAGTTTTATGAGGAGCCGGAGGTCGCCCTAGCTCTTAGTCGTAAGTTCAAGAATGTCTTCCAGCAAGCTGATGAGGAGGCTGAGAGAGAGACTCTAGAGGATTTGTTTGCGGAGATGCGTCCTTACTATGAAGACGTGTATGAGGactagtttgtttttatttttttatgtttgtctCTTTGTTTGGATTATGTTTGTATGGATATTTTAGTATCTTTGTATGgataatttttatggtttttttttattttcagtttttttaattttaataatcTTTTTATTGATCGATCCCGTACTTAAACGATACAAATTAAAACGTAGTTAACGGAAATTAAGCGTACCCGAGAACTTAATTTTTAACACGATACAATTTAACATTAGGACATAATACAGAGACAACACTTAACTGAAAATACAACTGAAATGGAAATGAAAAGACAACATAAATTGAAAATACAACTTAATGGAAATGCAACGACGACATAAAATgaaaatacaacttaattaaaacataattaaataactatcgaacttaattatcttccgatgatgaagatgacgattccttatcttcttcatgatcttgagcctcaatttcttcaggttgggtaACCATATATTGAGACAACAAATCATTGATGTAGAGATAAACATTTTCTAGGTTGAGCACTCTACCGGCATATAAGTCTGATAGTCTTGCGTAATCGATCACGGTGAGGATGCGCTCAAAATATGTAAAGAGATCACTTCTTAACCtgcgaaactcccacatcttctcggTTACTGCTTCATCAGAAACAACCTCATCTCTAACTGCTGGAGTTAGAATTTGATCCGGGTTTCCGGATAAAATTATACAAAGGCTACCAATTGGAGGATTTTCAAGCATGTGCTATACAGTGGACTAGGAACCACTAATTCAAGTCGAGAAACTAGAACTgataaattttgaacaattagatCGATTCTGCCTTGATAACCTCTGATTTTCTGAgtatttgtgagaaccattttaatattgtagtgagtgaataggattggatgttgtgattgaaattgacaTAGAATGGCCTATTTATAAGCTCTGAactgtaacggctatttttgaattataaccgctatttttgaattataacgctTTTTTTGAAATTTAACGGTTATATTTGAAATGTAACGGCTATTTTAGAATTATAACGgtttttttgaattataacggttaatttgaattaaaacggttatttttgaattgtaacggttttTTTGAAATTTAACGGTTATATTTGAAatgtaacggctatttttgaattgtaacggttttTTTGAAATTTAACGGTTAATTTGaattgtaacggctatttttgaaatataacggctatttttgcaTTGTAACGGGTTTTTGTCTGAATCTCAACTATATTAACATATTCATCTTCTTCCAGTTTTCAATCATCCTCATCTTCTTCTACTTTTGACTTCTATTTTCTTCCTCATCTCTCCACTAATGTCGACATCATCCTCAATGTGGAGAAACCACCCAATTGAAGGCCTTAACTTTAAGAATCAATGTTGCAATCGTTGTGGCAAAACCGCTATCATCAAGATTTCCAGGGCAATTAATAATCCAATGAAAGCGTATTTAAAGTGTTTAGATTGCAATAATTTTGTGTCGTGGTTGACTGAAGATCATTTGACAATAACAAAAAGGTTGAAGATAGCATGTGAAGATGAAGGTGGTGATGCATCAAACCTGGAATATACCCTAGTCTGAGGATCCTGCTTATTATTCCAAGTGTAGAAAGATCCAACAGCAAGGCTATCCAAAAATggcaataatcaaggcaagcttGGAAATCTTCCATTTCCTCAGTGGATTGACCTCCTAGTCTCTCAGAGGGGTTCAAAACACAGTTAAAGTCCCCACTGAGAATCCAAGGAGCAAGAATACTGTCTGAGCAGCTATTCAAATCATGACATAATGACTTCATATCAGTTGTATCATTATGGGCATATATCATTGTGCAAAAGAAATAGAAATTAGAACTAATTTCAGTCACTTCCATGTGAATTAATTGGGCACTATACTGAACAAAATGCACATGTAAAATAGAAGCATTCCACATCACCCATATTCTCCCTCCAGGATGGTAAGAGGTATTAGTAGATAGAGACCACCCATCACACACACTTGAGCTGACAGAATTTAGAgaaacctttgtctcaaggagaccaaataAACCTAAACCATTTAACTTGTGTTTGTTTGGATGGGTTATTCAATCCCCTAATATTCCAAAAGCCAATGTTATGCATTACTCCCAGAAGGGAGTAACACACTACCATTAGTACCAACTCCAACCCTTGGTGCTGCACTGACCAAAGCATTGTTAATTCCAACTTTGGGTGTAGCATTATTAAGAGCATCCTGAAAAGTATATTGGCTCAGAGAAGAAGATGCTTTCCCTGCTCTAATAATCTCTTTTCTGCTTAATGTAACTGGTGGCCTAGCAGGAGTATTAACAGATTTAGAATTACCATCTTTAGATCAAGTAGCCTGAAGTTTTTGTTGTAACGCCTCATGGGTTTTATTCACTACAGGAGTAGCAGGAACAATCACAACAGGAGACACTGGTTTAGGAGGTACAATAGTAGCAACAGCAGCATAAATTGGTTTTTTGCATGGGATCCATTTGTGGGTTACAGGGATAGGTTGGCCAGAAGACTTAGGTTTAGGCTTCCTGCAATTTTCAGCTTCATGCCCTATACCCCCCACAGACCGTGCATAAGATTGGTTTCCACTCACATTCAACCACAATCTTAACAAGTTTTCCTTCCTCATCTAGGAACTTAACCACATCAGGGAGCTTTTGACCAAAAGGTACCTCAAGTAGGACACGAGGAAACCCCAATCTGGTTTTGTCCATAGTAGAGACATCACTACGAATGTACTTACCCGCCGAGCCAGCTATTTTTGGCAAACATTTAACCCAATATTTTAAAGACAAATCTAATAATTTAATCCAAACTGGTACATTCTTAACATTTCCTTTTGTCAACTCAACATTGTCAGTCCAACTGCGCACAATAAGAGGTTTATTGTCAAACAAGTAGTGCCCTTGTCTGAGAACAACCTCTTTACTTTGTTCATTCGCAAACCGAACTAAAAAAATACCATTGGGCAGAAATGATACCTTATCAATGGAGAAATTCGCCCAGATACTTCTGATAAAACCTTCAACCACATCTAACGGTGGATTAGCACCTAAGATAAAGTAGTACACAGATGGCTTCCAGTAGTTAAGTTCCTCCTGGACATCCTCAGGAGTGAACTGCAGTAAATCTTTAGGCTCCTCCTCAATACTGGTTAAAACTGGCTCTTTCTTCCCTTGAACAACCCATACTTCACCACTTTTATTAATGTCCACAGACTCAAGCTCAAATGGAGTCAAACCCACTATTTCATTCACGTTCTTCACCTTATTGACGGTCGATTCCGACGGGCTAGTTTTTTTTGGATTATTTAGGATAGAGGTAGACGAAGAAGAAgtatttttttggttttgtggTAATTTGGAAGCAGAATTTGATTTGGTCGAGGTGGATCTCGCCATTATTAAAGACGACACACAAAAACCTAGAACTTTACCTTATTTCAGaactttttctctctctatttTTTGTCTCTCAATTTTCTCTCACAATCtccttaaataataattttccctatcaccatcattttcctttatttttatacATAAATTTAAAACCCTTAAATGTTAAAATGTGATTCAGACCATtaataaaaacttatctcttttTAGAAAATAGAGAAAAAATAGACTCACATAATGCTTCCAAGGGCCGGGCAGCCTAGACACGATAGTGAGATGATGCGCCCTTTTCTTCACCTTCGCATCAGCTTATGAATCAAAATCAAAACCTTGACAATTAGGCATATCTCAATCTCTTGTAGTCTTGTGTACGGTCTATGTTCTTGCCCTTTTTAATGGTCACTCCAATACTTTCCATCATGTGCCTTTATTATTTCTACCTTAGTCTATCACTCTACGTAAAGGGACCACATTTTACTCGtaattgtttttcttttttaattagtcttgctgaagacgggtcggagtaaGTGACGCACTCACAAAATGGATagggggataaggtggggcactcccatgtgcttccctctctcctctatttagGTCATTTGTGGCAATGAGGGAGCCGTGGCCCTTTTTTTGGACTCGCAGAATAAATTTCcgaatatactccctccataccaatccaaaggtaacattgacCAAAATGGCACTATTTATGGTCGTAGGGAattttcgatattattcttaatctataagacaaaatatagtcatgtgaaatcttgtttgatttatcgtcatgaatgctacaaGTATATcaatttttttataatttttaataatgtgtaactaacgatattcacgttgcaaaacgtgtctcgacaagtgtgaaaaagtcaatgttacctttggattggtaTGAAGGGAGTACGTAATAGCCTATAAATCACGTATGTCAGGTAGGTCATATAAGGGTGGTAAGTCAAAATTTACAAGACACGGCTTCAGGCCATAAGCATTTTATAAGATTActtttaatgagatttaaacCCAAAACCTTTTTTCAATGAAATTTGTTTCTATTTCTACACTTCTACTCAGTGGTATAATGACTTTGAATTCTCCATCTATAGACGGGCTAAAATTGTAGGAATTTAATAAGATGTGACGAATAATGGTTATCTAATAAGGAGTACTAAGAAATATGCAACAGTTTTTTTTAATATGACTATTCTCACAACTTTGTTTAGATATTACTTTTTgttttctctctctctcacaTATACAAATATACAAATTTCTCAATCTATTTTATGAGAAGGGAGAGCTTGCTTCATGATAATCTATTTAGTCGAATCCTTATAGACTATGAAATTTTATATCCTTTCACAAACAATTTTCTTTTACAAATATATTGATTTTAAGTTCAATTTTTATATCTCACTGATTTTTGCAAAATCAAAAATTACAAGTACAAAATTTTGCATTTTTTGGTATACAAGGTCACAAGGATAAGCATCGAGGCAAGTTGTCAGCCACTTTCTTGCTAGCATAAATAAACAAATACTGTAGACAGTTGGAATGTTCCACAATCCACATTGTAGAATCAAATTATCAAACTTAATCATATTGACATGATTGAGATGTGTCGTTTCTATACGAATTAAAAGGGagaaaacacaaattcttgtttcagacggacacttttggtcttatttgtcagacggataaaatgttgccattttttaagaaaatgtaaccaattaattcacaaaatgttataactaaaggtgtcattttttaccctgaaaatgatgtgaacaataatggtaacatgttatcagaaaataacaacattttattgtaaaatgatgacatgttacccgtcttatttcagaccaaaagcaatgatcttaagaaaaacggactgGGGAGAAAAAGAGCAGATTCCTGAAAACAAACCAAACTAGATTATTGCACCTACAAGAATTCTCGTTCATTTTATAATAAATTGTGTTTATTATCTgataaataaaaacatataaattACTTTTTATCTTAAAATAATCATATTTACGCGGTTAATTTATGACCCGTCACTTGAGAGATCAACCATCCCTTGCACATAAGGTTTGTTTAATTAATTAGGTTTGTCACTACAGCCTGTTCTATCCATTAAATTAAACACACAAACTTCATTATCATCCCCCCAATAATTCAATTTAGTCGGTTAATAAGTAATCATCAGTATAATACACATTATAATCGTCAGTAATATTATAATATTGGCATTTTGTGTTGTTTGTATTCACTCAACATTCTTCCTAGCTAGTCAGTAATTGTGCATATCAAATCACCAACCCTACATGACCATTCCCCCTTTCATGTTATCGTTCACCGAAATCCACATATTAAGCGACGACTCGGCCCTTACTATATAATACGGACTCCCTCCGTTTCATTTAATagttactccgtatttatatttGAAGTCACTCTCACAAAAACAACTATAGTAGAAACGTGTAACAATTTACTGAGACAAAGGAAGTATAAAATATAAATGAGAACAATACAATTtatgtaataataatatattaatgtTCCCAATTTGAATGTATCACCTCCATGTGTATTTCTCCTTAATTAATTACCCACCAACCCAACATTTCCATTCTCCCCTTCATCTTATTGTGCAACAAAATTCACAAATATAGAAAATTACTTCCTAATTGCTAACATAAGATATAGAAGTATGAAATTAATGAAAGAGCTAATTAACAAGGGAGTATACGTACTCAAAACAATACATAAAGACGATATTGAAACTCAGTACCATCAATATGGCGCTTTAGCCCCAGTAATTGATCCTCCTCACACGCTAACGTCGCAACTCTTACTTAGTGTATACTTGATGACATTACGTGACACATAAATCCCATTATCAGTATTCCCTATAGGAATATAGGCAtgacaattcacatgaattcggTATGAACCACTAACATAAGTCCCAACTTTAAATCTCACCCGTCCATCCATCTTGATCACAAGCTGCACGCTTCCCATAGAAATATCTTGATTGATTTCCGCACCCAGGTACGGTGCGATAGGCACACTGGGACCCTGTAGATAAGGAGACCACACGTTCATACCATTGGCATCCTGATAAGTAGGTGGAATTGAAGTTGGTAAGGTGATCTGCTGATTTTGATAAAACGCATAGGTTATCAGCCGATCGTAGTAAATTCCGATCTTGTCGTTTGGGTTTCGGGTTTGGACCGTGACCTGAAACACCGAGTTAAGCTGTGTTGGACTTGTGAGGTTGAAGCTATACAGGGTGGCGTCTTGGAGGACGAACTTGGGCTTTGTAGGCCGTAAGACGGCCCAGATAATCAGAATTATGAGAAGTACGAGGACAATGAAGGTCAGGATGCCAAAGGCAATTCTCTTTAGGAGCTTCTTTCTTTTGTCCTCGTGGTGGCCGCAATCTTTAACACCCATAGTTCGTACCCTTGAGTATAACTGCTAAGAATTTTTgggaagagaaaagaaaaaaggaagaatTTTGTGAAAGAAAGGAGGAGATTAATTGTTTTGGTTTGTAATTTTGAGGAATTTAGGTGAACTTTACGTGTGAAAGAAGTGCATAAATAGTAGGGAGAGTTTGGCTTAAGGAAGGTGAAGGAGTTGACTAGGAAGACTAATGCATGGTGGACTGGtggtatatatattttttttttttggaaaatgaaAGGGAATGGTGGTGTATATTTTGGGTTGAACCTAGAATACAAAAATTTAAGAGAGAAGTATCCATTTTAAGATTAAAATTGATTAAAAATAATTAGATAATGGAAATTAAATAATTACAAGATACAAGAAATAATATAAACTAAATAATTACAGAGATTGCAAGCTTGGGATACAAGGTAAAAGATACGACATTTTCACAATATCTAAATTTCCTTAATAAAAATAGCATAAGTAAGATAAAATCAGCAGAATAATCATAAACTATATGCCAAGAAAAATTGTGTTATTTATACAAGTGAGATGTTATTTAATTCTTTTTATTCGAGATCCGTTTTGGTGAGATCCGTTTGTCTATCTCTATTTTCGGAGTTTTTTCAGTCCTTGTTTTTCTAGGTTTTAGTTCTATTGGA from Silene latifolia isolate original U9 population chromosome 3, ASM4854445v1, whole genome shotgun sequence harbors:
- the LOC141647536 gene encoding NDR1/HIN1-like protein 1 gives rise to the protein MGVKDCGHHEDKRKKLLKRIAFGILTFIVLVLLIILIIWAVLRPTKPKFVLQDATLYSFNLTSPTQLNSVFQVTVQTRNPNDKIGIYYDRLITYAFYQNQQITLPTSIPPTYQDANGMNVWSPYLQGPSVPIAPYLGAEINQDISMGSVQLVIKMDGRVRFKVGTYVSGSYRIHVNCHAYIPIGNTDNGIYVSRNVIKYTLSKSCDVSV